From Candidatus Kaelpia imicola, a single genomic window includes:
- the rpsM gene encoding 30S ribosomal protein S13, with translation MARIVGVELPKNKRIEFALAYIFGIGRSRAQEILKGCGMDSSKKTDELTDDEISQLADFIQKTYTVEGELRREVQQNIRHLIEIGSYRGRRHKLGLPVRGQRTKTNARTRKGPSAIKIKKKKKEA, from the coding sequence ATGGCAAGAATAGTTGGTGTTGAACTTCCTAAAAATAAAAGAATAGAGTTTGCTTTAGCTTATATTTTTGGAATTGGTCGCTCAAGGGCTCAGGAGATACTCAAGGGCTGCGGTATGGATAGCAGTAAGAAGACAGATGAATTGACCGATGATGAGATTTCTCAATTAGCTGATTTTATACAGAAGACTTATACGGTAGAAGGTGAGCTTCGGCGCGAGGTTCAGCAGAATATAAGACATCTGATAGAGATAGGCTCTTATCGGGGCAGAAGGCATAAGTTAGGCCTGCCTGTAAGAGGGCAGAGAACAAAGACAAATGCCAGAACAAGGAAGGGGCCTAGTGCGATTAAGATCAAGAAGAAGAAAAAGGAGGCTTAG
- the map gene encoding type I methionyl aminopeptidase yields MAIPIKSKEEIAGVKKACKKTASVMKRLSRKIKPGVTTESLNSAAEELIAELHCKPAFKGYMGYPKSICTSINNEVVHGIPAEGRLLSEGDILSLDIGVVYKSFYGDMAATFAVGEITAEAETLIRTAREALYNGISSALNGNTLGDISSAIQRYVEDRGYSIVRKFVGHGIGRELHEEPEIPNFGSPSIGPYLENGMVFALEPMVNDGDYRVNILEDGWTAVTEDNSLSAHFEHTILIWGSKPQVLTEF; encoded by the coding sequence ATGGCTATACCAATAAAAAGCAAAGAAGAGATAGCAGGAGTTAAGAAGGCTTGCAAGAAGACTGCCTCTGTTATGAAGAGGTTAAGCAGGAAGATTAAGCCGGGCGTAACTACTGAGTCTTTGAATAGTGCAGCCGAAGAATTGATTGCCGAACTCCATTGTAAACCCGCGTTTAAAGGCTATATGGGTTATCCAAAGAGCATATGTACTTCTATAAATAATGAGGTTGTGCACGGGATACCGGCTGAAGGTCGTCTTCTCTCTGAGGGAGACATCTTAAGTTTAGATATTGGTGTTGTATATAAAAGTTTTTACGGTGATATGGCAGCTACTTTTGCAGTTGGTGAGATAACCGCTGAAGCGGAAACGTTAATCAGGACAGCAAGAGAGGCTCTCTACAATGGAATATCGTCTGCCTTAAACGGAAATACTTTAGGGGATATATCATCAGCTATACAGCGCTATGTTGAAGATAGAGGTTATTCTATCGTGAGAAAGTTTGTCGGGCACGGCATAGGGAGAGAACTGCATGAGGAGCCTGAGATTCCTAATTTTGGCTCTCCTTCTATAGGGCCTTATCTTGAAAACGGTATGGTCTTCGCACTGGAGCCTATGGTTAATGATGGAGATTATAGGGTCAATATTTTAGAGGATGGCTGGACCGCTGTAACTGAGGATAATAGTCTCTCAGCCCATTTTGAACATACTATTCTTATCTGGGGAAGTAAACCTCAGGTATTGACGGAGTTTTAA
- the infA gene encoding translation initiation factor IF-1 codes for MAKEEPIQVEGKITETLPNATFKVEIEGGHKVLAHVSGKMRMHYIKILPGDKVLLELSPYDLTRGRIIYRK; via the coding sequence ATGGCTAAAGAAGAACCTATTCAGGTAGAGGGTAAGATAACGGAGACTTTGCCAAATGCAACTTTCAAAGTAGAGATTGAAGGTGGGCATAAGGTTTTAGCGCATGTATCGGGTAAGATGCGGATGCATTATATTAAAATATTGCCTGGCGATAAGGTATTATTGGAGCTCTCTCCATACGATCTTACCAGGGGAAGGATAATCTATAGGAAGTAA
- the rpmJ gene encoding 50S ribosomal protein L36, whose protein sequence is MKVKSSVRKICNKCKIIKRKGVLRVICTIPKHKQKQG, encoded by the coding sequence ATGAAAGTAAAATCGTCAGTACGTAAGATTTGTAATAAGTGCAAAATCATAAAAAGGAAAGGTGTTTTAAGGGTTATCTGCACCATTCCGAAGCATAAACAGAAGCAGGGATAA